The following nucleotide sequence is from Natronosalvus caseinilyticus.
CCGACGCGATCGAAATCGACGTCGACGAACGGGAGGGGTCGCTCTATCGAGTCCTCTCGAGCGCGGTCGTCCCGCGCCCGATTGCGTGGGTCAGCACCCGAAGCGAAGCCGGCGTCGACAACCTGGCCCCCTACAGCTTTTTCACCGTCGCCTCGGTCGAGCCGCCGGTCGTCGTCTTCGCACCGGTCGACGGTGCGGACGGCCCCAAGGACACGCCGCGGAACGTTCGCGACACCGGCGAGTTCGTCGTCAACCTCGTGACCGAGGACCTCGCGGAAGCGATGAACGATACCAGCGCCACCCTCGAGGCCGGCGACAGCGAGTTCGAGTACGCCGGTCTCGAGCGCGCCGAGTCGACCGTCGTCGCGCCGCCGCGAGTCGCGGATTCGAAGGTTGCCCTCGAGTGCACCCGGAGAGACCTGCTCGACGTTGGCGGGTCCACGCTCGTCCTCGGCGACGTTCGCTACGTCCACCTCGACGAGGAGGTGACGACCGATGGGAAAATCGACGTAGCAAACGTCGACGCCGTCGGACGATTGGCCGGGAGCTGGTACGCGAAGACCGACGAACGATTCTCGCTCGAGCGACCACCGTAGCCGGGTTCGACGGACTCGAGTCTCGCGAACGGTC
It contains:
- a CDS encoding flavin reductase family protein encodes the protein MIDSSTSTDAIEIDVDEREGSLYRVLSSAVVPRPIAWVSTRSEAGVDNLAPYSFFTVASVEPPVVVFAPVDGADGPKDTPRNVRDTGEFVVNLVTEDLAEAMNDTSATLEAGDSEFEYAGLERAESTVVAPPRVADSKVALECTRRDLLDVGGSTLVLGDVRYVHLDEEVTTDGKIDVANVDAVGRLAGSWYAKTDERFSLERPP